Below is a window of Humulus lupulus chromosome 2, drHumLupu1.1, whole genome shotgun sequence DNA.
TAGTATTCTAAGCAGGTTCATGTCCAATCCTGGCATTGAACATTGGAAGGCTCTCAAGTGGTTATTAAGATACTTAAAGGGCACTTGGGATTATGGTCTGACCTATGAGAAAGCCAAAGGTGATCTTGAGCTGAAAGGGTTTGTAGATGCAGATTATGCATCTAATAGAGACACAAGAAGATCAACCACTGCTTATATGTTCATGACAAATCAAAACTGTATAAGTTGGAAAGCTCAATTACAATCCATGGTTGCTCTTTCAACAACAGAAGCAGAATTTATGGCCACCACTGAAGCTTTTAAGGAAGCATTATGGCTCCAAGGAATTCTGCAGGAACTGAAACAGATAAAAGACAGAGTAACAGTGTACTCAGACAGCCAATCTTCTATTCATTTGTGCAAGAATCCTGTTTATCATGAAAAGAGTAAGCACATAGATATAAGGCTCTATTGGATTAGAGAAAAGATAGAGGAAGGAGTGGTTGAACTGGAGAAGGTCAGATCAGAAGACAACCCAGCTGATGTTGGGACTAAAGTCCTGACAGTTAGTAAGTTTAGGCACTGTCTAGACTTACTCAATCTCAGAAACTGAATATCTGAGATTCCTGGGACACCACCTATGATGGCTGTCATTATCCATCAACTCTACAGCTTATGATTTAAAGGAACTAGGTGGAATTTGTGGTATAGTTCCTATAAATGATTAGTAACAGAAAGTCAGTTATGTCAGTTAGTTTCCTGTTTTTTAACTAACTGATCCATCTCAGCTGAAAATCTTTAAAGGCCACTCGTATTCAGCTGCCTATATATACTGATTCATTCTCCTCATTttatacacagaaaaagagcaagaaagagagagagtttggTACAGAGTAAAGAGTGAGATTGGGGTTCTTGGGTTTTGTAATGAGCTGCATATGTTGATAAATATGCAAGCTCGGGTTTGAGTGTTCTTGAGAGGAAGACAAGCACTTTGAGAAGATCCAAGAGAGTTGAATCTACTTGACtgtattgtaccaaaaaattgtTCTTATCAATAAAGAGAAAGTTGGTGGTGTTCCAGAACTGGATTAGAGCCATAGATCACATCGATCTATTGGTCTTGAACCAGTATAATCATTGGTGTTATTTACTATTTTCTGCATTGTTAAATTCTTAATTTTCTAATCTTGCATTTGATTGTGCTCTTGCTTATTAGCTTGTTGTGTTTTAGTTGTTAATTTGGTACTCCAACATGTTCCTTTTTAATTATAACTGCTACAttctttacaaaaaaatatatatatatatatgtagatagATGATCACTTGCTACCAATACGCAGATTcttcctatatatatatgtacacaacttgattatattttaatatataattgcTTCGACAATATCATATTGCGGCAAATTGGTATTacttaatagaaaataataatatgTAACTCATCATAAATATATCCCACATTCACTCTTTACGTGACAGAATTAACAAAAATTGTTTGCAAATCTGTACAACACCCTACTCTATACGTAATTTCTTCACCATTAATTATCATATATTGTATGTTTCACTTATGGTTTGCTTCATCTAACGTGATGTATCAAGCCGTATACTAATTTAAATTCGTGGATTGCACAAGGAGATTCAGATTTGTATgcatacaaacatacatacattgGGATGATCATTTTAAAACCCTTAGCAACCAAATGATCAATTTGGAGCTAGATTATTTGTATTTGGATCCAAACACAAAAGGCATTAATTAAAGTGCACACAAGTATATATAGTTCTTTTATTCGGTGTGTAGAGAAGTATTGCGCGCTGTTTTTCGTAGATTCGGACTagtataaaaaattatcattatcAATAGCTTGTCTTGATCCGATACGGAAGGTTTTAGCATGTGAGCTAACATGGAGGAAATATGTAGCTTTCTTTGTGCTTAAAAGTCTTTACACATTATTGTGTCCAAGTCGTTGTCGGCAGTTAATTTAATGTTAATTAAAATGATATATCTACGCATTATAAAATTATGAATAcatatttatatgcatttatCAACCGGCAGGATTTCGACAGTATAAGATTCATTTTAGTGTGTGATTGAACGAAAGACTTGTGGTAGTTCTAGAAGTAACGGTGATTGGGTGGGTTggttttgggggggggggggggggggggggggaatcaTAGCGGGAGTTTACTATTTTGGGGGAAAAAGTTTACATTAaatcatattttataacatgAATCATTTTACACTAGGAGAGAATTGAGCCTAAAATGTCTGCAAGAAAGCCCTACACAGAAAAAGTACAAATTAAGACTGATAATTTGAAACtgttattaataataaatatataattcttAGTTGTATTTAAATTTAAGGCTACCAATTTTTAAGAGTAGTTAACTAAAACTAGACACTAAATATATATgggaaatttcactatttatgcataatagtgtgtataattactaaataataccatcactaattaatttttcaaattggtgctaaactttcaccaagtaccgaaaatacccctctcatttttTTCCACTCAATTTTTTTCCCACACAAactctctcacactctctctTTCTACTTCAGACTCTCATCCCcgaaacccaaacccaaaccgaAGGAAACCCCAGAAAGCAAAGGGAACCCGTCGATCtcaccctctctctttctcttctccgaAGTCGGCCACCCAGAACTGTCGTCGAACCTGTCAAGCCAATGGCGACAACAAAGCTCGAAACCCACGTCGTCGAACCCATCAATCGAACCCATATTCTCATTAAGGTATATTCTTGAACCCTCGtgattattgttattgttttgatCCCTTTGAATCTAGTGGTGTGGAATGGGTATGGTAGTGCTTAGGTTTGGGTTTTTCTGTGgctttttctgggtttgaaccagtagctcgataggttcgatgaaggttcgatagaagctcgatgttatctatggtaatatatgaaac
It encodes the following:
- the LOC133814843 gene encoding secreted RxLR effector protein 161-like, encoding MEGAKSTSISLGGQFMLSKEQCPTNAEEMRDVPYAMVLGCLMYVMVSTRPDIAHALSILSRFMSNPGIEHWKALKWLLRYLKGTWDYGLTYEKAKGDLELKGFVDADYASNRDTRRSTTAYMFMTNQNCISWKAQLQSMVALSTTEAEFMATTEAFKEALWLQGILQELKQIKDRVTVYSDSQSSIHLCKNPVYHEKSKHIDIRLYWIREKIEEGVVELEKVRSEDNPADVGTKVLTVSKFRHCLDLLNLRN